A genome region from Conger conger chromosome 16, fConCon1.1, whole genome shotgun sequence includes the following:
- the smcr8a gene encoding guanine nucleotide exchange protein smcr8a, whose product MIGSPDLVAFTKDDDFGETDVDPCLLPDEFSVPLFTHAGNSNPWSKTSYAKFARDFILISEFSEQVGPQPLLTIPDESKVCGTFDLNYFSLRIMSVDYQASFVGHPPGCNYPKLNFVEDSKVVLGDSKEGAFAYVHHLTLYDLEARGFVRPFCMAYISADESKIMQQFQQLSTEFSKASEWLKTGNRKAFASELIKKLKDLEYTRTVLHKETELQKKNSGCYSTQVIDKANELANVEKSIYEHKDLLRQITSYPSRKRIDCEFPQESDDPATSAEMDKKATPTECSPEVSPEAITGKRRPSYTPQLIKGKSAKCFDKRLKTLEELCDSYFFHQTMEQLRLIESAFRGDLCHIYTNQISQALLKKQKITNFLYEVYNDWEDEAVSKPSFAGNLPPPTPLLLGAPQSPEAVHADLDAETSVEKPQEAELTESSPSDLTQENSDEGTDAEMKVSSGSSGESVDAAGPERPEKHSEAEAVPQAFCPDVVEGNAAGTVDDGEDNDERVSATDSPSPEHNRASYQSAIHEQEPSVKVDGDMGGDEPKSPGLTQDLDLTGDSVLQASTMVQADASCCMGQEKLQYEEPSPELAENGFPDRVVKREPQSCLQGDLTLGKAVTAEDSPAVPNALNSDGLSDDMFRMNLDDLSDATSFMSASTNSDRLSSPCHYSNPVTLKQKKRAGQNALRFIRQYPFSQQAIFCVLTGRTLVVLGADERTVRKLVNALSIFVPNLGKYGETVQPWLSCPFQLTDLQNWKIIGLHRMASPTGSSMLHSLNRYARYIGVLDADQKTLRCPPYRGSLIGNMANHRTQIKRGSTYFMHVQCMLTQLYSKAFLYTFCHHLHLPISLSEDQETVASRRSSFLHQQLGYNEEDSKMIQFLSELIKQSYLQGPGRMVHPPGFCFSYIPSFVHKI is encoded by the exons ATGATTGGCTCACCTGATTTGGTGGCATTTACCAAAGATGACGATTTTGGGGAAACAGATGTGGACCCCTGCTTACTCCCAGATGAGTTTTCAGTGCCTCTATTCACACACGCTGGAAATTCCAACCCTTGGTCAAAGACTTCCTATGCTAAATTTGCCCGGGATTTTATTCTCATATCTGAGTTTTCAGAACAAGTTGGTCCACAGCCCTTACTCACCATCCCAGATGAATCCAAAGTGTGCGGAACGTTTGATCTGAACTATTTCTCTCTCCGGATCATGTCTGTGGATTACCAGGCCTCTTTTGTCGGACACCCTCCGGGGTGCAACTACCCAAAACTCAATTTTGTGGAGGACTCAAAAGTTGTGCTTGGCGATTCGAAAGAAGGGGCATTTGCGTACGTCCATCACCTCACCCTCTATGACCTGGAGGCCCGTGGTTTTGTTCGGCCTTTTTGCATGGCTTACATTTCAGCTGACGAGAGCAAAATTATGCAGCAATTTCAACAGCTCTCCACTGAGTTCTCCAAGGCCTCGGAGTGGTTGAAAACAGGAAATCGGAAAGCATTTGCAAGTGAGCTGATCAAGAAACTGAAGGACCTTGAATACACCAGAACTGTGTTGCACAAGGAGACTGAGCTGCAGAAGAAGAACAGTGGCTGCTACTCAACACAGGTGATTGATAAAGCCAACGAGCTGGCAAATGTTGAAAAATCCATATATGAACACAAAGATCTTTTGAGGCAGATCACATCCTATCCAAGCAGGAAGAGGATAGACTGTGAGTTTCCTCAGGAGTCAGACGACCCTGCCACCTCAGCCGAAATGGACAAGAAAGCCACCCCCACAGAATGTTCCCCCGAGGTTTCTCCAGAGGCCATTACTGGCAAACGCAGACCCTCTTATACCCCTCAGCTTATAAAAGGAAAGTCTGCCAAGTGCTTCGATAAGAGGCTGAAAACGCTCGAGGAGCTCTGCGATTCATACTTCTTCCACCAGACAATGGAACAGCTGAGACTAATAGAGAGTGCATTCCGGGGAGACCTGTGTCACATTTACACCAATCAGATTAGCCAGGCCTTGCTGAAGAAGCAGAAAATCACAAACTTCCTCTATGAAGTGTACAACGATTGGGAGGATGAGGCCGTTTCAAAACCGTCCTTTGCGGGGAATCTGCCTCCTCCCACCCCTCTCCTGTTGGGGGCACCGCAGAGCCCAGAGGCTGTGCACGCTGACCTGGACGCAGAGACTAGTGTGGAAAAACCTCAGGAAGCGGAGTTGACCGAGTCCAGCCCCAGTGACCTCACCCAGGAGAATTCTGACGAAGGCACTGATGCGGAGATGAAGGTGAGCAGTGGGAGCAGTGGCGAGAGTGTGGATGCAGCCGGTCCTGAGAGACCTGAGAAACACTCTGAAGCTGAAGCAGTCCCTCAGGCGTTCTGTCCCGACGTTGTCGAGGGCAATGCAGCGGGCACGGTGGATGATGGGGAGGACAACGATGAGCGGGTAAGCGCCACCGATTCACCTTCGCCTGAGCATAACCGAGCATCTTACCAAAGTGCCATTCATGAGCAGGAACCTTCTGTGAAGGTCGACGGTGACATGGGCGGTGACGAACCGAAATCCCCTGGCCTTACACAGGACCTGGACTTGACTGGTGACAGTGTTTTACAAGCGAGCACAATGGTCCAAGCAGATGCCTCATGCTGCATGGGGCAGGAGAAGCTCCAGTACGAAGAGCCTTCCCCTGAGCTGGCAGAGAATGGCTTTCCTGATAGAGTCGTCAAGCGGGAACCCCAGTCTTGCCTGCAGGGGGACCTCACTCTCGGTAAGGCAGTGACCGCTGAAGACTCCCCGGCTGTGCCTAACGCACTGAACTCTGACGGCCTCTCGGATGACATGTTCAGGATGAATCTGGACGACCTCTCTGACGCTACCAGCTTCATGAGCGCCTCTACTAATTCCGACAGGTTGTCGTCTCCCTGTCACTATAGCAACCCTGTTACtttgaaacaaaagaaaagggCTGGACAGAATGCTCTGAGGTTCATAAGACAATACCCATTTTCCCAGCAAGCTATATTCTGTGTCCTGACCGGAAGGACCCTGGTGGTCCTGGGAGCTGATGAAAGGACCGTGAGAAAGCTGGTAAACGCCTTATCTATCTTTGTTCCCAATCTCGGCAAATATGGTGAAACGGTCCAACCTTGGCTTTCCTGTCCTTTCCAACTGACCGATCTGCAGAACTGGAAGATCATTGGCCTTCACAG GATGGCTTCTCCCACTGGTTCCAGCATGCTCCACTCGCTGAACCGCTACGCCCGCTACATTGGCGTGCTGGATGCCGACCAAAAGACGCTCCGCTGCCCGCCTTACAGGGGCTCCCTGATTGGCAACATGGCAAACCACCGGACTCAGATCAAGCGCGGGAGCACGTACTTCATGCATGTGCAGTGCATGCTGACTCAACTCTATTCCAAGGCTTTTCTCTACACTTTCTGccaccacctccaccttccCATAAGCCTCAGCGAGGACCAAGAAACTGTGGCTTCCCGCAGGTCCAGCTTTCTGCACCAGCAATTGGGCTACAACGAGGAGGACAGCAAGATGATCCAGTTCCTCTCAGAGCTGATAAAACAGTCCTACCTTCAGGGGCCTGGCAGAATGGTCCACCCACCGGGATTTTGCTTCAGCTACATTCCCAGCTTCGTGCACAAAATTTAG